From one Synechocystis sp. PCC 6803 substr. PCC-P genomic stretch:
- a CDS encoding SulP family inorganic anion transporter, giving the protein MINWTILKREWFRNTKEDLLAGAVVGLALIPEAIAFSIIAGVDPKVGLYASFTIAVLTAFFGGRSGSISAATGAMALLMVDLVKDHGLQYLLAATVLTGIFQVLLGVFKVAKQMRYVPRAVVLGYINALAVLIFLAQLPQLDPTKVSQYWLVYLILACSLAIIYILPTFTKVFPSPLVALFVMTNATIFLQLDVPTVGDMGELPGSLPIFLLPQIPFNWQTLQIILPYSLTLAIVGLLASFLTASLVDELTDTPSDKNREAKGQGIANIVTGFFGGMAGCGMIGQSVINVQSGGRGRLSTFAAGIFLLIAILGLKDWVQQMPMATLVAVMIMVSIGTFRWSSLRDFRKIPQSENIVMFTTMGLIIITRNFALGVAAGIIMSTIFFTRKIAQLVFVDRVLTEDENHRIYNVSGQIFFVSKEEFLEAFDFDELVDRVTIDLTHAHLWDQGAVGTVEQIMTKFRRNGIDVELVGLNGASATLWQKLIKEPELKLINSSAEN; this is encoded by the coding sequence ATGATCAATTGGACGATATTAAAGCGGGAGTGGTTTCGCAATACCAAGGAAGATTTGTTGGCCGGGGCTGTGGTGGGTTTGGCCCTTATCCCCGAGGCGATCGCCTTTTCCATCATTGCTGGGGTTGACCCCAAGGTGGGACTTTATGCTTCCTTCACCATTGCTGTGTTGACGGCCTTTTTTGGTGGGCGATCGGGGTCTATTTCTGCCGCTACAGGGGCCATGGCCCTATTAATGGTGGATTTAGTCAAAGACCACGGTTTGCAGTACCTGCTGGCCGCCACCGTACTGACGGGAATTTTTCAGGTTTTGTTGGGGGTTTTTAAAGTTGCTAAGCAAATGCGCTACGTCCCCAGGGCGGTGGTGTTGGGTTACATCAATGCTTTAGCCGTGTTGATTTTTTTGGCCCAGCTACCCCAGCTAGACCCGACTAAAGTTAGTCAATATTGGTTAGTTTATTTAATCTTGGCCTGTTCCCTAGCAATTATTTATATTCTGCCCACGTTTACCAAGGTTTTTCCCTCTCCTTTGGTGGCTTTATTTGTGATGACCAATGCCACTATTTTCTTGCAACTAGATGTGCCCACTGTGGGAGATATGGGGGAGTTACCTGGGAGTCTACCAATTTTTTTACTACCCCAAATTCCCTTTAATTGGCAAACTTTACAAATTATTTTGCCCTATTCCCTTACCCTGGCGATCGTTGGGTTGCTGGCTTCCTTTTTAACCGCATCTTTAGTGGATGAATTGACCGATACCCCCAGCGACAAAAACCGCGAAGCCAAAGGCCAGGGTATTGCCAATATTGTCACTGGTTTTTTTGGTGGCATGGCGGGCTGTGGCATGATTGGCCAATCAGTCATCAATGTGCAATCCGGCGGTCGGGGCCGGTTATCCACCTTTGCGGCGGGAATTTTTCTCTTAATTGCTATTTTGGGGTTAAAGGACTGGGTGCAACAAATGCCCATGGCAACCTTAGTAGCTGTGATGATTATGGTTTCCATTGGCACTTTTCGTTGGTCTTCCCTGCGGGACTTCCGTAAAATTCCCCAGAGCGAAAACATTGTTATGTTCACCACCATGGGGCTAATTATTATCACTCGTAACTTTGCCCTGGGGGTGGCGGCAGGCATTATTATGAGTACGATCTTTTTTACCCGCAAAATTGCCCAACTTGTTTTTGTGGATAGGGTTTTAACAGAGGATGAAAACCACCGTATTTATAATGTCTCTGGTCAAATTTTCTTCGTTTCCAAAGAAGAATTCCTTGAAGCCTTTGATTTTGACGAATTGGTAGACCGGGTTACCATCGATTTAACCCATGCCCATCTCTGGGACCAGGGGGCAGTGGGCACAGTGGAGCAAATCATGACCAAGTTCCGGCGCAATGGCATTGATGTGGAATTGGTGGGTTTAAACGGAGCGAGTGCGACCCTTTGGCAAAAATTGATCAAGGAACCGGAACTAAAACTGATTAATTCTTCTGCTGAAAATTAA
- a CDS encoding universal stress protein yields the protein MKNILLCTDGSDFAQQSYPYAAWLASKLGGNIKVLYVTDIRAQKAVESVNLSGSIGLGTSEELLKQLVDLEHTKAKLNHQKAKLVLATAKNTLQQAGIESVQVMHKTGFLLDCLEDLKGDFDVIILGKRGETAKFAQGHLGANMERIIRSIPKPCLVTPKQFQTITKVLFAYDGSASCQKILQFLAGSSLLADLPLHIVTVGKTNQDPQAIANLGTAEKVLEKAGFKLEVELLVGHAEEAIVRYQEDNAIDLLLMGAHGHSRIRHLVIGSTTAQVLRKTSIPVLTFR from the coding sequence GTGAAAAATATTTTGCTTTGCACTGATGGATCGGATTTCGCTCAGCAAAGTTATCCCTACGCCGCCTGGTTAGCCAGTAAATTAGGCGGCAATATCAAGGTTTTATACGTTACTGATATCCGGGCCCAAAAGGCAGTGGAATCGGTCAATTTGAGTGGCAGTATTGGCTTAGGAACTTCTGAAGAATTATTAAAACAATTGGTGGATTTAGAACATACTAAAGCCAAACTTAATCATCAAAAGGCGAAACTGGTCCTGGCAACGGCTAAAAACACTCTCCAGCAAGCTGGCATAGAATCGGTGCAGGTTATGCACAAAACAGGTTTTTTATTGGATTGTCTAGAAGATTTGAAGGGCGATTTTGATGTAATTATCCTGGGGAAAAGAGGGGAAACAGCTAAATTTGCCCAGGGCCATTTGGGAGCCAATATGGAGAGAATTATTCGCAGTATTCCCAAGCCCTGTTTGGTTACTCCAAAGCAGTTTCAAACCATTACCAAAGTTCTTTTTGCCTATGACGGTAGTGCCAGTTGCCAAAAAATTCTGCAGTTTTTGGCCGGTTCCTCCCTGTTGGCTGATTTGCCCCTACACATTGTCACGGTGGGGAAAACCAACCAAGACCCCCAGGCGATCGCCAATTTGGGTACAGCCGAAAAAGTCTTGGAAAAAGCTGGTTTTAAGCTCGAGGTGGAATTGTTGGTGGGCCATGCGGAAGAAGCCATTGTTCGTTACCAGGAAGATAACGCCATTGATTTATTGTTAATGGGGGCCCATGGCCATAGCCGTATTCGCCATTTGGTTATCGGTAGTACCACCGCCCAAGTTCTACGAAAAACTTCCATTCCGGTTCTAACCTTTCGCTAG